The following DNA comes from Cucumis sativus cultivar 9930 chromosome 7, Cucumber_9930_V3, whole genome shotgun sequence.
ATGTTAGGTTTATTACGAGTAAAAAGATCAaaccttcaactttttttaagtgAAAGATCATGTTAATTATGAATGAAAGTCTGTGTCAGTTATTACTAAGCTAAGTTAAAACCAAAAAGATGATTATGAATGAAAGTCTAacatgaaaatgtaaaaactaAAGAGATAATTTGTCATTAAAAAGATTGTTGAACTTAATTCAATACCATTACTCATTcgtttgtttatgaaaattacaaaacactTAGGTAATGACTAATCTAGCTAGGTTTTAAATGTgaatatattatctttttgttcaaaacaacctaaacaatttccaatttatttaaaattttcaaaattttccatttacaATAACAAACTCAATTGAAAATATGACACAAAAATAGATGGagtcaacttttttttcctttttttttttaacttttgagtGGAAAAACTACTATAAATACACAAGGAATAGAACTAGTGTATATCTCAACACTCCAAAGCCTTAATTTATCCACATTCCATTCAATCTCCATatcctaaaaaaaaaccatcaaaATGTATAATGGATTCAATTGTGGAGGTGGATCAGCGATTGCCGAAGCTCTCAATGTCAATGTGTATGGCAATGGCAGCGAGACACTCGTGTTGGCTCACGGATTCGGGTTGGATCAAAATGTTTGGCATTACATGGTTCCCTACCTTGCTTGTTTCTTCAAAGTGGTTGTTTTTGACTTGGTTTTTTCTCCAAATGTGAAGCTTGAGCTATATGATGAGAGGAAGTACTCAAGTTTTGATGGATATGCCAAAGATCTGTTATGTGTTCTTGACCATCTCCATGTTAAGAGAACTATTTACGTCGGTCATTCCATGTCCGCTATGGTTGGATGTGTTGCTGCAACCTATAGGCCTCAACTCTTTCACCATCTTGTATTGTTGAATGCCTCTCCAAGGTAATTCCCTCTAAAACTCtccttttgttttggttaCCATTGACAAGAATGAAAcaatataaaaccaaacaaaaaaccaaGTCCACGGAAAGAACTCCAATATATAAAAGGTTTTcagaatattgaaaattatactACGCTAGaggttgaaattttgtttttaagcgAAAAACTTACTATGTGTATATAAACATAGTTGGAATAATTAAGGAATATGCTTTTTCCTCAAGATGAAATCAGTTTTTCTTCGtcttcaaaaatattaaaattcaagtGCTTTTAATGGGTTAAGATCATCGAAAACGTTTAATATTCatgatttttcttgattattgttttattaacttttttggTCTTTAGGTATCTCAATGGTGAAGGATATATTGGGGGATTTGAAAAGCCACAAGTTGATGaacttttgaaagaaatgGATAAAAACTTCACAAAATGGGCAAAACAATTTGCTCCATTTGCTGTGATGGTGAACAATTCTAAAGCAATGACAGAAGTTGAGCATTCTTTGGGAAGAATGAACCCAAAAATTGCTCTAACTGTTGCAAAAATGGTGTTCTTAAGTGATTTAACAAAGCTTCTACCAAAAGTAAAAACTTCAACCTCCATTattcttacaaaaaaagaCAACATTGTCCCAAAATCAGTtgcatttttcataaaatcaaatattggTGGTAATTCAAATGTTAACATATTGAAATCTCAAGGCCACTTCCCTCAACTAACAGCTTTTCctcaacttttgaaagttttgactAAAGTTCTTCAACTCAAACAGTACAAGATCATCAACAATTGACAAATTGATTCAGCTCGCGTTATCGTTCCTGGTATCGCTAATTGATCAAATATATTCTATGGAGTATTATTGTGTGTTTGTCAATCCATTTGTGTAAGATTTTCACATGAAGttataggtttgtttgaagCACTATTAAGTGATgaagtaatttattttcatattttggttGTGTAAAGTTAACATCATTATGGTTTGACCACAGCTTTCTTGGACtcagctatatatatatatttttacattagaaaaaaaggatgTCTAAAAAAGAGTATGAATTTAATgtgtttattttcaaatgctatattcaataatattattcatCTCAAGATCTACACACCAACCAACTACCAAGgagttattttgttaataaataatcacatgATATAGTTGATGAGATGAGATATAGACAAATGGGAAAATTGGAAATGTGGAAGAATTTACGAAGATTATGAGTAAGATTCATTTTAGATGCACATACAAAACTAGGTTGCAAAGATCAATAGAGACAAGCTCCTATATGAacttttatgatatatatatcaaattaaaggCATTGACATTATTGCTCTATAATAATACCACAAATGAAAATTAGCTACTTGATCTTTTTAATCATCTAATTGTATCATACAATCGTGAAATTAGTGTAATAAACTTTGGAATCACGCATGGGGATCAATCTTAAAA
Coding sequences within:
- the LOC116404980 gene encoding strigolactone esterase D14-like; this translates as MYNGFNCGGGSAIAEALNVNVYGNGSETLVLAHGFGLDQNVWHYMVPYLACFFKVVVFDLVFSPNVKLELYDERKYSSFDGYAKDLLCVLDHLHVKRTIYVGHSMSAMVGCVAATYRPQLFHHLVLLNASPRYLNGEGYIGGFEKPQVDELLKEMDKNFTKWAKQFAPFAVMVNNSKAMTEVEHSLGRMNPKIALTVAKMVFLSDLTKLLPKVKTSTSIILTKKDNIVPKSVAFFIKSNIGGNSNVNILKSQGHFPQLTAFPQLLKVLTKVLQLKQYKIINN